Proteins encoded within one genomic window of Humulus lupulus chromosome 1, drHumLupu1.1, whole genome shotgun sequence:
- the LOC133824123 gene encoding vacuolar protein sorting-associated protein 27-like: MTEELERARLQSQSQGPTEGSETGSAAESSSIDQYEIMSKVLGERSDFQRGVGYSKGKGKKSASSSTSQSQAQPAHTPQEDMATMAEMMKSMREEIRMLKSQQGPSGNPQHTSTETESRFESLLQRYLPSQPEGGISSQSPPPWSMPQQQQQHVYPPQQNYPNTYGRSSQSPPLYYPDVATGSQTSHPRRRDFGDSSQQQHPQQMYGQFVSPSQQQRYGQFESFLHQSPSPRPHARQFRPSSQHHSTQAPQFASPPLLRPNTSDQDIDLNEYFTPSWPDQNNNN; encoded by the coding sequence atgacggaagagcttgagagggcacgacttcaaagtcagtctcaaggaccgacggagggatctgaaactggatctgctgctgaatcctcgtcgatcgatcagtacgagattatgagtaaagtacttggggagaggtctgactttcaaagaggagtaggttacagcaaaggcaaagggaaaaaatCAGCTTCCAGCTCCACAAGTCAGTCACAGGCCCAACCTGCTCATACACCTCAGGAAGACATGGCTACTATGGCGGAAATGATGAAGTCAATGCGTGAAGAGATCCGGATGTTGAAATCTCAACAAGGTCCATCTGGTAATCCTCAGCATACCAGTACAGAAACTGAGTCGCGGTTTGAAAGCCTTCTCCAACGatatttaccatcacaacctgaaggtggtatatcttctcaaagtccacctccttggtcgatgccacaacaacaacaacaacatgtgTATCCACCTCAACAGAATTATCCAAACACGTACGGACGTTCCTCCCAGTCCCCTCCTTTATATTACCCCGACGTCGCTACCGGATCTCAGACGTCACATCCTAGGCGTCGTGACTTCGGGGATTCATCGCAGCAGCAGCATCCACAGCAgatgtatggtcaatttgtgagtccgtcgcagcagcagaggtatggtcagtttgagagttttTTGCATCAGTCTCCCTCGCCGCGACCACATGCTCGACAATTTAGACCATCTTCGCAGCATCACTCTACACaagcaccacagtttgcttcaccaccattgCTGCGCCCTAATACTAGTGATCAAGATATTGATCTTAATGAGTATTTTACACCAAGTTGGCCagatcaaaacaataataattag
- the LOC133823443 gene encoding glycine-rich protein 5-like encodes MAKWCVIIASLAIILMGTTMARNLPTEAVADNHAGLNDQKTFGIFGGTPGGSGGSIPASGGLPGMFGGSIGGLPSFGGDSGTFGTFPGFGGSNGDDFFGTFRQP; translated from the coding sequence atggcaAAATGGTGTGTCATTATTGCTTCATTGGCAATTATTCTAATGGGAACAACTATGGCTAGAAATTTGCCTACTGAAGCAGTAGCAGACAATCATGCCGGTCTTAATGACCAAAAAACCTTTGGCATTTTCGGTGGCACCCCCGGGGGCAGCGGCGGTAGCATCCCAGCCAGCGGCGGGCTGCCGGGGATGTTTGGCGGATCAATTGGAGGCTTGCCTAGTTTTGGTGGTGACAGTGGTACTTTTGGGACATTCCCTGGTTTTGGTGGATCCAATGGTGATGATTTCTTTGGAACTTTTCGTCAACCTTGA
- the LOC133794318 gene encoding glycine-rich protein 5-like, whose amino-acid sequence MASSKYCIVLVLALTVLLQATARNVPVPVPVPVAANVGLSDQKNFLSYGGIGGYSGVGNNGMPFSGIGGVIGGGGNGLGGGIGGGIGLGGNGGLGGLGSGSGIGGGSGVVPSP is encoded by the coding sequence ATGGCTTCTTCGAAGTACTGCATTGTGTTGGTTCTTGCTCTGACTGTGCTGCTTCAAGCTACAGCCAGAAACGTCCCTGTGCCTGTGCCTGTGCCTGTGGCAGCGAACGTAGGGCTTAGCGACCAGAAGAACTTCCTCTCCTACGGCGGCATCGGTGGATACTCCGGCGTTGGCAACAACGGCATGCCATTCAGCGGCATCGGTGGCGTCATTGGCGGAGGTGGAAATGGCTTAGGTGGCGGCATTGGTGGTGGCATTGGACTTGGTGGCAATGGCGGACTTGGAGGACTCGGCAGTGGCAGTGGCATTGGTGGTGGCTCTGGCGTTGTTCCTTCCCCTTGA